The following nucleotide sequence is from Halorussus caseinilyticus.
TCGCTCCTCGACGGGACGACCACCGTCGCGCTGTTCGTGGACGGTCCCAACGTCCTGCGCGAGGAGTTCGACGTGGACTTGGACGACGTGCGCTCGGTGGCCGAGGACCTCGGCCAGTTGTCGGTGTCGAGGCTCTATCTGGACGAACACGCCACGCCGGGGCTGATTCAGGCCGCCGAAGCGCGGGGCTTCGAGGTGACGATAACCAGCGGCGACGTGGACGTGAAACTCGCGGTAGACGCGACGGAGTTCGCGCTGACCGACGGTCTGGACGTGCTGGCCATCGCCTCGCGCGACACCGACTTCAAGCCGGTGTTGGAGAAGGCC
It contains:
- a CDS encoding NYN domain-containing protein; protein product: MQPLRSLLDGTTTVALFVDGPNVLREEFDVDLDDVRSVAEDLGQLSVSRLYLDEHATPGLIQAAEARGFEVTITSGDVDVKLAVDATEFALTDGLDVLAIASRDTDFKPVLEKAARNGVRTVAIAPGEHGRSDALRNAAHDAFVVEE